In Pseudomonadota bacterium, the sequence CAGGCCGAGGATGTCCGGATCAACAAGAAGGCGATGGTCAGCCTCAACAAGGAAGGCGCCCCCGGAGAAATCAAGGACATCTCCATCATGTTCATGGACATGACGGTGGGTAAAATCGTCGCCCTGATCGTGGTCGGTCTGATCGGCGGGCTCCTTTCCGGCTTCATCGGTTCCGGCGGCGCCTTCGTCATGACCCCGGCCATGATGTCGCTCGGCGCGCCCGGCGCAGTAGCGGTCGCGAGCAACATGTGCCATAAATTCCCCAAGGCGATGGTCGGAACCTACAAGCGGTTCAAGTACGGCCAGGTCGACCTGAAACTTGCCGCCGTCATGGCCGCCACCGCGATCATCGGCGTCCAGATCGGGATCAAGATCCAGAAGTATATCCTCAGCCACTGGGGCAACGCCGGTTCAAACCTCTACGTCAGCGTGATTTTTGTTATCGTGCTGGTGTTCGTCGGCGGTTATGTTTGTTACGATGCCTACAAGCTTTCCAAGAAGGGCGACAGCGACGAGGGACATCAGGTCTCTCCGCTTGCCCTGAAGATGCAGAAAATCGAGTTGTGGCCGATGATGAACTTCAAGGTTGCCAAGGTCCGGATCTCCGCCTGGATCACCGTGCCCGTAGGCCTCCTCACCGGCATGCTGGCCGCCACCATCGCGGTCGGCGGTTTCATCGGCGTTCCCGGCATGATTTACGTGATCGGCGCATCCGCCGTGGTCGCTTCAGCCACCGAGCTCGGCATCGCCTTTGTGATGGGCGCCTGGGGTTCCATCCAGTGGGGTCTCTCCGGTCTGATCGACATCCGGATGACCTTGCTGATCCTCTCCGCTTCCCTGATCGGCGTGCAGCTCGGCGCCCTTGGCACCACCTATGTGAAAGACTACATGATCAAGATCGTCATGGCCGCCACCATGCTGATCGTCGCAGTCAGCCGCGGCGCCAAGATCCCCGGCTACCTGGCCGATATCGGCTGGAGTGCTCCTCTGGATCACGGCCTCGCTTCCGTCCTGAACAGTGTCAGCTTCTGGGCCCTGGTTGCCGCTCTCGGCACCTCCGGCATTATCATCTCAATAGCCATGACTTACGGCATGATGAAAGACCGGGCTGAGAAGAAACAGATCGTGGAGACGGCGGTCAGCCATGGCTAAATATCGCAAGATTCTGGTTGCCTACGACGGCTCCAAGTCCGCACGGAACGCCTTGGCCATCGCCAGTCAGATGGCCAAGGCCTCAAAAAGCTGGATCAAGGTGATCGCCGTTCTTCCTGACTATCAGGGTGATCTCGAACTGGTCGGAGTAAGCAACATCCGGGAAACCATCGAGGGACCGGGCCGCAATCTTCTGGCCGAGGCGCAACAGATTGCCGATGACGGGGATTTTCATATCCTGACCAACCTGGAACAAGGCGAGCCCTTTGACCGGATCGTTCATGTGGCCGAGGATGAGAACTGCGACCTGATCGTCATGGGTCGCAAGGGCTTGAGCCCTCTCGAACGGGAACTGATGGGCAGTGTGACCGCCCGGGTTATCGGCCATACCACCCGTGACGTACTGGTGGTCCCGGAACATGCCGCCCTGCGCTGGAAAAACCTCCTGCTCGCTACCGATGGCGGGGAAAAGACCGCCAACGCCACCGCCAAGGCCCTGAATCTGGCAAAGGAATACGACTCGGAACTGACCGCCATCTCCGTGGTCTACACCAACGATGAATTCCTGGCCCTGGCCCATGAAATGATCGACGGGATGGTAAAAAAGGCCCGGGAGCGGCTGGACAAACTTGCTGC encodes:
- a CDS encoding universal stress protein, which translates into the protein MAKYRKILVAYDGSKSARNALAIASQMAKASKSWIKVIAVLPDYQGDLELVGVSNIRETIEGPGRNLLAEAQQIADDGDFHILTNLEQGEPFDRIVHVAEDENCDLIVMGRKGLSPLERELMGSVTARVIGHTTRDVLVVPEHAALRWKNLLLATDGGEKTANATAKALNLAKEYDSELTAISVVYTNDEFLALAHEMIDGMVKKARERLDKLAAEAQAVGVRMTPVVREGELHEAITRQAAQQGAELIIMGSMGRKGLSRMLMGSVTERTIGYAECPVLIVH
- a CDS encoding sulfite exporter TauE/SafE family protein — protein: MVSLNKEGAPGEIKDISIMFMDMTVGKIVALIVVGLIGGLLSGFIGSGGAFVMTPAMMSLGAPGAVAVASNMCHKFPKAMVGTYKRFKYGQVDLKLAAVMAATAIIGVQIGIKIQKYILSHWGNAGSNLYVSVIFVIVLVFVGGYVCYDAYKLSKKGDSDEGHQVSPLALKMQKIELWPMMNFKVAKVRISAWITVPVGLLTGMLAATIAVGGFIGVPGMIYVIGASAVVASATELGIAFVMGAWGSIQWGLSGLIDIRMTLLILSASLIGVQLGALGTTYVKDYMIKIVMAATMLIVAVSRGAKIPGYLADIGWSAPLDHGLASVLNSVSFWALVAALGTSGIIISIAMTYGMMKDRAEKKQIVETAVSHG